The Apostichopus japonicus isolate 1M-3 chromosome 20, ASM3797524v1, whole genome shotgun sequence genome contains a region encoding:
- the LOC139961558 gene encoding uncharacterized protein — protein MAENTFFFDQYIIVKRKQRRRKKPEDLPRSLRFASLNPRVAAYLTNHDRQRARKMVEGGEGGDGDRTLLGFGDDNNGSFLPNIHAENLLKLLRASYENVSFEGDVPQRQLYREARAGAGTMLVKLTKILYLFKTEHLDLQGELVNDLQSGYPELISDVRYDSYEWQCLENYPEEAEKAEEENTPGEEEGLPTFEVVDETEQPTPEKKKKKKKKETHDALLPPAVDSKSVCSASISGLSSRRKSASSAVERQKSSIRSHSGREKRDSSLPRGKGSESSTPAIGDGLGGQGGIHQPSFVQIISFSMTNKSCEDKGWIVQAEEAQQEEQRSLLGLLLERLRETLRKVNEDAEVAKLKGHVHPFTNRYYGDAKREAMMKYLQTGRKQVSSRLLNIPTGRLLFPKVVHNTSNDSREKFMTSFPDGTCSVYYPSGRVAVMVTNASQGQPGHYTQLYDDDEKRTLLAVFTPTGRGSCYHPNGKISFCTTDKGCMVLDQDGKMTSKSSWPLPHCKLQLPVNIVLNDSLSLRVLNLNQMTVTVSCQKETARIQVGQNMLAEEPQTQEQLGYIATETEFTSNAAKESIRPPPPPPKRKDKKNLKKSQSKYKIITEEEPEVNPLAELLKKLEISEPGSYGIQAERELNKHMRKAKNTLEEWLEHYRLTLGITSPFLQRMPSAPPKRRRPTMSAKSTPGSLPPHRTTESEDAKGHVDVGGIKAHQRSPSVLAKALQRSLNCKSAPPGVLADEDEDGESIAHLGRVRIEVEGEGRKKYSTSRTISRASRLTRSAVSNMSRKAPSTARTQETEASGDKSRKSSILTGCPVALREEMLGETIISCKCSRHRIPQVTDVELDKFLRDIPRNQLVVLCVVSSLFRNAMPCTDMLLRLYERQNRNRTRLCYQSRFDSYRILLYDVVTAMEGTGNTHPELYLRHNAVPGMFLIYGATKLLFCDHIFNGYGNARKDFQKQLERCKHDARGRKFLPKDFRFSPLHGRRGPRSAWGGEIGGAASELPNLSNSSGVVRSSSASSVGTSRSASFSLKPWLSARPHTTIGKAISADSLAHVALSRLPQTAIPRIIT, from the exons ATGGCAGAGAATACCTTTTTCTTTGACCAGTACATTATCGTGAAGAGGAAACAAAGGAGACGTAAGAAACCGGAAGATCTGCCAAGAAGTCTTCGTTTTGCCAGCCTCAACCCTCGTGTTGCAGCATACTTAACAAATCATGACAGACAGAGGGCTAGGAAAAtggtggagggtggggagggaggagaCGGCGACAGAACCCTACTAGGTTTTGGAGATGACAATAATGGATCATTTCTTCCTAACATTCACGCTGAGAATCTCTTGAAGCTGTTACGTGCCAGCTATGAAAATGTCTCCTTCGAGGGTGATGTGCCTCAGAGACAATTGTACAGAGAGGCCAGAGCTGGTGCGGGCACAATGCttgtaaaattaacaaagataCTCTATTTGTTCAAGACGGAACATTTAGATTTACAAGGGGAACTTGTCAACGATTTGCAGAGTGGGTACCCTGAACTTATATCTGACGTGAGATACGATTCCTATGAGTGGCAATGTCTGGAAAATTATCCAGAGGAAGCCGAGAAGGCTGAAGAGGAAAACACTCCAG GCGAGGAAGAAGGGTTACCAACCTTTGAGGTGGTAGATGAGACAGAACAACCAACAccagagaagaaaaagaagaagaaaaagaaagagacaCACGATGCGCTCTTGCCTCCAGCCGTTGACAGCAAGAGTGTTTGTAGTGCCTCAATTTCAGGCCTATCGAGCAGACGGAAGTCTGCCTCTTCTGCAGTCGAAAGACAGAAGAGCTCCATCAGGTCTCATTCTg GACGTGAAAAGAGAGATTCTTCTCTTCCGAGAGGCAAAGGATCAGAGAGCTCTACACCAGCCATAGGCGATGGACTTGGAGGTCAAG GTGGAATTCACCAGCCCAGTTTTGTTCAGATTATCAGTTTCTCAATGACTAACAAGTCTTGTGAAGATAAAGGATGGATTGTGCAGGCAGAAGAGGCTCAGCAAGAAGAACAAAGGTCATTGCTGGGACTTTTACTGGAAAGGCTTCGAGAAACTCTTAGAAAGGT TAATGAGGATGCAGAGGTTGCAAAGCTCAAGGGTCACGTGCATCCATTTACAAATCGTTACTACGGTGATGCCAAGAGAGAAGCCATGATGAAGTACCTTCAGACTGGAAGGAAGCAGGTGTCATCTAGACTACTGAACATCCCGACAGGCAGGCTCTTGTTTCCTAAAGTTGTCCATAACACTTCGAATGATTCCAGAGAGAAGTTCATGACGTCCTTCCCTGATGGAACCTGCAGTGTATA CTATCCATCTGGTCGCGTCGCCGTGATGGTCACCAATGCATCTCAAGGTCAACCAGGTCACTACACTCAGTTGTATGATGACGATGAGAAGAGAACACTCCTGGCTGTCTTTACTCCAACAGGCAGAGGAAGCTGTTATCATCCAAATGGCAAAATCAG CTTCTGCACAACTGATAAGGGGTGTATGGTGCTAGACCAGGACGGTAAGATGACATCAAAGTCATCTTGGCCGTTACCACACTGCAAACTCCAGCTGCCTGTCAATATCGTATTGAATGATTCCTTGTCTCTGAGGGTTCTCAATCTCAACCAGATGACCGTCACGGTATCCTGCCAGAAGGAGACCGCTCGTATCCAGGTCGGACAAAACATGCTCGCGGAAGAACCTCAAACTCAGGAGCAATTG GGATACATCGCAACGGAGACTGAATTCACATCGAACGCTGCAAAGGAGAGCATCCGACCACCGCCACCTCCTCCTAAAAGGAAGGACAagaaaaatttgaagaagagCCAGAGCAAGTATAAAATTATTACGGAAGAAGAACCAGAGGTGAACCCGTTGGCGGAGCTTCTGAAGAAGTTAGAGATATCCGAGCCAGGTAGCTATGGTATTCAGGCTGAAAGGGAACTCAACAAACACATGAGAAAAGCAAA GAATACCCTTGAGGAATGGTTGGAGCACTACAGGCTTACTTTAGGCATCACATCACCCTTTCTGCAGAGAATGCCTTCTGCCCCACCCAAACGAAGGCGTCCTACCATGTCAGCAAAGTCCACCCCCGGATCTCTGCCTCCCCACAGAACCACAGAGTCAGAAGACGCCAAGGGTCATGTGGATGTGGGAGGTATTAAAGCTCACCAAAGATCTCCCTCGGTGTTAGCCAAAGCCCTACAGAGGTCCCTCAACTGTAAGTCAGCACCCCCCGGAGTCCTTGCTGACGAAGATGAGGATGGGGAGTCAATCGCTCATCTGGGTAGAGTCAGAATTGAAGTGGAAGGAGAAGGCAGGAAGAAGTATAGTACATCAAGGACAATATCAAGAGCTAGCAG ACTGACCAGAAGTGCTGTCAGCAATATGTCCAGAAAAGCACCATCTACTGCTAGAACTCAAGAAACTGAAGCAAGTGGAGATAAGAGCAGAAAGTCATCTATCTTGACTGGTTGTCCAGT TGCATTACGGGAAGAAATGTTGGGAGAGACCATCATATCGTGTAAGTGCAGTCGCCACAGGATACCACAGGTGACCGACGTGGAGCTGGATAAATTCTTACGGGATATTCCGAGGAATCAGCTGGTTGTTCTGTGTGTGGTGTCGTCTCTATTCAGGAATGCGATGCCCTGCACTGACATGCTGTTACGACTGTACGAAAGACAGAACCGGAACAGAACCAGACTCTGTTATCAG AGCCGCTTTGACTCGTATCGTATTTTACTGTATGACGTTGTGACTGCCATGGAAGGGACAGGTAACACTCATCCTGAGTTATACCTCAGACATAATGCTGTACCTGGCATGTTCCTG ATCTATGGGGCGACCAAACTTTTGTTCTGCGACCACATCTTCAACGGATACGGAAATGCCAGAAAGGACTTCCAGAAGCAACTGGAACGATGCAAGCATGACGCTAGGGGAAGGAAATTCTTGCCTAAAGATTTCAGATTCAG TCCATTACATGGCAGGAGAGGGCCACGTTCTGCCTGGGGAGGGGAGATCGGTGGCGCCGCATCTGAGCTGCCAAATTTGTCCAATTCATCAGGTGTTGTAAGGTCCTCTTCAGCATCCAGTGTTGGGACCTCCAGGAGTGCTTCATTCTCATTAAAGCCTTGGTTGTCTGCCAGACCCCACACTACCATAGGCAAAGCCAT